A genomic region of Anopheles coustani chromosome 3, idAnoCousDA_361_x.2, whole genome shotgun sequence contains the following coding sequences:
- the LOC131259759 gene encoding uncharacterized protein LOC131259759 has product MQRKLDPTGMYRRPGSASSNYQRSQQQQFHHQQFQNHQRMSPQQQKQHQVMCHYLDPTGLY; this is encoded by the coding sequence ATGCAGCGAAAGCTCGATCCCACCGGCATGTACCGGCGTCCAGGTAGTGCGTCCTCGAACTACCAGCgctcccagcagcagcagttccaCCATCAACAGTTCCAGAATCACCAGCGGATGTCGCctcagcagcagaagcagcatcaAGTCATGTGCCATTACCTGGACCCGACCGGGCTCTACTAA